The following DNA comes from Dermacentor andersoni chromosome 2, qqDerAnde1_hic_scaffold, whole genome shotgun sequence.
ATCTGCCATAATTCGAGCCAACGTCAGACGAACGATGGCGGTGAAGCACATTTAGAATGTTTTGCTGCACTTTTGAGCTCTATCACTGCATCTGTTccagtggtgaaaaaaaaaaaaacatttttgggcCTCACGTGACAATTTTTGCGTGATATAAGATTATGGGTGACGaagtagtggggcactccggaataatttttactTCCTGGGATACTAATGTGCACTTACTTCAAAGTACACGCGCATTTTTTTCCATTTCATCTCCATCGAAATGGGCCCTGCGCAGCAGGGATCGAACCAGCTACCTCGAGCTTATTAGTAGGGTGGCGCCATAGTCCCTTGAATACATCCGTAGGCAATTTATGAAACCATTGTAAAATTGATATCACTGACAGAAATATTCTCTTACAGCCAACGTTTCTCAGAAAGGAGAGATAGATGTGGTGAATAGTTTAAGAATTACACAATTGCATTCCAGTTAAATCAAGAGATGGCGGACACTCAGCCACCGTAAAATAATATTTTTCTGTGTCACTAGTGCGCTCTTGGGAAGACGTTTTAGCGAAAGCAGTGcttggtgccttctactgtgttGTTTGTTGACTATAACCAAAATGCGTTATAGTGTCGATTAAACGAATGGCGAATGCCCTACCGCAGGATGAGGGCGGCACGCCTGGAGATCCCGGGCCGTGGGAGCGAGAGGCCTTCCTTCTTCTCGCGTGACTCTTCGTCCGGCGACACCAGCTCCCGGCCCCCCAACAACATCGAGGAAGACCCGCGAACCACGGGACCCGCTGCCTCGTCTTCGTCATCTTCATCGGGAGAGAACTACGAGGACGAGCTGGACTTCGCCAAAGAACTGGCCTCTAGCAAGCGAAAGTCCCTCGCCGGGGGCAGTTCCCGTCGAAGCAGCCGCGTCACTTTTGGCGCCACGGCCGCCATCTTGCAAGTGCCCGGCATTCCCAGCCCTCGGTCGGGCTCGCCGCGCTCCGGTTCACCGCGCTCCACGTCTCCTCGCTCGTGTTCACCGCGCTCTGGCTCGGTCAGCTTCTTCGCCGAGCCCAGCTTCATCCAGGATGTGGTGaacgactacgacgacgacgcGGACGACGAGGACGACCTGGAGGCCACCGACTGCGGAGTGCACGCTAGGTAGCCGCGGCGAGGCGGCGGCGACTCGACCGCCGCCTGTTTGGTGGTGCTGCCGCGTTCCGGGTCGTCACGTATTGGAGTTGCTCTGGCGTCCGGCACCGCGATGCTAGAGACGCTGCTTTGAGCATTCCTCTCAGGATGAGGGCGCCGACTCGCACCGCAAAGAAATTGATGTGCGACCACCACTGCACTTAATGTGCAACGCCATAAAGACATTCAGAAACAATAACCCTGGGGCGAGCGCCAAATCATATAAAAAGTATGGAATACAATCATAATCATTTTAATCCGCTAGGCAAGACTTCGAGTGCAGTTGAGGTGCCACCCAAGCGGCTCATTTTACAGGTAATGATGTGTTTATAGCAGTGATACGCTTGCCTCGTCTGTCTGTTGAAGGAACAGaagaaaatgcaaaaaggtgCCAACCTAAAATTTAGAGATATAAACAGAATTTCGTCTTTCAAACAGAAGAACCGCAGTAATTCTTTAATAAACAAAATTGCATTTCAATGTTTGGAAACATCTGTGTAACTGGCAGTGGACTCACAAGTAGTTTAGGGTGCAATTTTCGGTTGCTAAATGTTAAGTACGACTTAAGGATACGGGAAAAAATAGGATGGCATCGCTGTGAGATGGTATAGCCATTTGCACGCGACCGTCAAATGACGCTTCCTTGGAAGACATGAGCAGTAAACGAAACAATCGATGCTCCACCCCCTCCGGTGTACGAAAAATTAAAATCTCAAATTAACCACATTGAAAAAGTCACTCAACCTCTCAAAGAAGAACGTTGTAGTCTAGGCAGAATTCTTTTGTTTTACCTGTGGTGTTGCAAGTACTGCTGTTGGCGTGCAATAAGGTTGAAAGAACTCTCCTTATCTGCGTAAGATTGAAAATTGAAGAGTACAGAATCAATGAATGCACCTGGCTTCAAGTATGTACTTGACTACTCTGATGAAACTGTAAGGCGATCCACCTAAAGTCAGTCGCATTTTAATTCTTGTGTTTTACTGCTAATGCTGCAGTACGATTAACTGAATTTGTTACAAAACATAGGTTGTTTAAGAAGACGCAAAGCGTGTGCGAGACGGTGCCCTATTTCCTACAAAAAAGGCACAGGTAAAATAAATTGCACTATCATAGCAGCATCACCCGTCGCACGCGATATCGTAGGTAAGCAGGGCGAGGTAACGCAGAACTGAAGTCATAAAGTAGAACTGCAATTATACTGATGAAGGTATCTAATGCAAAGGCCTATGCCTACTGATCGATGAGTGTTCCTATTTACAGCCTACGACAAGCTGGCGCTAAAATTGCTAGCGTGAAGAAAATTCTTTTTGGATAAAAACTTTGGTTACTATGTGCTCTGTATGTGAATTTGCACCTCGTTCTTTAGTGACAGTTATCCACGCAAACCAAATTTTCGTCGCATAAATCATACATCACACACTTAAAAATAAATTACAACGTTAATTGTAGGATTGACTGTATTTACAGCGGCTACTAGCATTAAATCATAGGTATTGGGAGGTGGCAGTTCCGAACTTGCTTTCAGAAAGCACAACAATATTCGAATGCCTCATATGCAGTATTTTTCTTTATCGGATTTTTTATTCTTCTCGATGCAGCTTAGGAACCTTTCTCACTACGGTGTTTAGGTATACTGTCCTGCTTATGCCGGACTCATAGCATTCgatgaaaatatttcgtttaataAAACACATAATACGAATAAGATTTCAGCATCGTTTTTTGTGCTACTCATAGGTTCTGATGACACAGTAATACCTGTCGTTTTTCATTTCGAAATAACTGAAATGATATGCGCCATCTCTTCATTGGGAAAGCGAAATTCAATAAGCCCTATGTAGTCACAGTGCCTTCCAAAATCGGCTGTAGATATAAAACAGCTGCGCTATATTTGATCAGGAGCACATCACATACAAGCCCTGATTTATTAAAGCTGTGCGACGATCTATCCTTGAAATCGATAGGAAGTAGGTAAACACGATTGTTGGCACCTTTGCCACCGGAAAGTACACAAATGCGAACGCAGATGACAAAATAATGGTCTTGACCAGTTAGTTCATCGTTGCGATACTAAGTAATAGCTCATGCTTAGAGAGTTGATAATATAAGGCTTTCATGAAGCAAGCAGTAATAGTTTCCTTTAGCAAGATTTAATACTATAGGTCTTGTGCGGGACTAGTATTCCTTTTGCTTCCGAATAATAACCAGTTTTAATGATCTAAATTTGGTTTGTTGCATTATGCACCTGCCTAGGTACCGTATGGCAGAGGTGAATTACACGTCGCAGTTGAAAGCCACCGTGGTTTTTGTGATGTTTGCATTCTCTCGGTATGGTTTGTACTGTGCAGTAAATATTATGCATTAGTGTGGTTACTCGGGTCAGTTTTTTCATTATGCTGTTTGTTCCGTCGTGTCGTGAAGATGTTGGCGTTTTTTCCAGTGTTCTGTCGGTGCTTGTTATTACATCGCCTGTCCAGTGTTCTAtcattaagttttcttttaagctTTGCTTAATTGCTGTTCGCGAAACACGCTATACGAAGCTTTTATATGATTATGTGTTTCTTAAGCACGATTGTTACTCATGTAGTGTTTATGCATGAAACAGTCTAATGCGGAGCATCATTTGTGGGTTCTTACATGTGAATTGCTAGCTTGTGTAACATTAGTATTCACTGCTTTATTACGACCCACTTATGCCAGACCTCGCTTTATTTTTGTGTAATCAGTTAATGTGATCGAAAATTTGTACTGTCCAAGGAGACAATACGTACTGTTTTAACCCAATGACCTGTGCATTACGTGTTTTGTGAGAGCCGTTTTCCGTAAATGTTTTGCCGTGATGCTCACCTTCACCAACGTTGAGGCACTGACGCTTGGCTCATGGTAAGATAAGTGTAGCTGTGTAAGAGTGTTTCACCTGCATTCATGACCCTGTTTGTGCTAGAGTTGTCTGAGGGCGATTGTTTAGCCATGGACCGGCGCCCGAACACTGCTCGTGCCTTCCCACTAAGATTTCCGTCGCTTCAGAATACAACCCTCGTACTTTAGAGTGGCAGGTCCGGTCCACCACCGCAGAGCCGAAGGCTTTGTGATAACGCTCCTGTTCCTTGTTGGGATCACTCACTGTCACGTTATACGCAATTACTCATTGTAGTTCGTGGTGAGACAAGAACAAAGAaatgctgtgctttgaaaacgccACGGGAGGACCAATCCTTGAGAACGTGCTGGCGCGTAGACCTGGTTATATTGGCAGATAGGCCAAGGAACGACGTGTCTACCTTATTGAAAGGATAATGCTACATGACAGAATTTTCGAAATGTATTAAATGTTGCCTTGGCTGATAAAGGAAGCAATGACTTCACCATTAAACTCGGCACAATGCATTCCCAGCAAGCAGAGCGGTGCGCCTTGAGCTTCAGCATATTATGAATGATTTTGTGGAAAGACCACATAATTTTTTTCAAAACTATACAGATTTACAGTGACATCACTAAAAGTGGATGAAATATTTGCTGTTTCCAAGGGTGCTTGCGCTGCAAAACTTGAAACTATAGCAGAGAGAGCAGCTACCCATTGTCTTGTCAGAGCACAATAATTTAAGAAAATTCATTTTATCAAGCAATATTTGAGGTAGTGTCAGCTACTTTAGGTAATCTCAGTTCAGTACACCAAATATATAGATGAATAACGACGTGTGTACATATGCATACAACATAAATGCATGCATCCAATCGTCGTTACCTGCGTAGGGGAAATACTTGCGGACCGATAACACACAGCATACAGCATGGATCTCTGAGGCTGTTGGCGGTCCACTTAAAATGGATATACCAGTGTATGCATTATCACATGGTTAAATACCTAGAAAAAAACAAACTTTTGAAAGCGCAATTTATTTTACCCATGAGTTTGTTTCCTACACAACACCGGCAGAGTTTTAAATCCGAGTAGCAGGTAGTctgcggcaaaaaagaaagactgttAAAAGGAATTATTTCAGAGATGTATACAGAGCAAGCCAGTTGAGAGGGGGCTGGTACTATCACGTGAACTGTGTATAACAAAGCTGCATTATTTCGAAGCCCTGCTGCCAACGGCAGCTGCGAGACCGCAATTATGCCGGTGGTACTGATATCAAGAACATTGTCgtaaaacaacaataacaatggAATTTCTAAATGGTGACCTCCACGCGAAAAGGTTTTCGTGCGCAAACTCACATTAGGGTAGAGCTTTAGGTAAAAAAATATTCGTGTATATTTCATTAAAAATACTTTGAAAGGCCAAGCCATTTGACTAATTTCCCAGCAGAGCAGCCATTTCGTATACGGTCGTTAATCTGAGGATTAGAGCAAATGATTATAGGCTTATATTAGCTACGTGGACATAATTAGAACTTGAGGCATTCAATGTCATCTTTTTGTGAACTGACGACGCAAAAGTTTAAAGTAGCTTACTGCTGATTAGTGTATGTAGCGCTAGGATTATTTCTCACATTGACGCGGCAAGGCATAACGACACGGTGATCAAGGTCCACAAGCAGAGTATTGC
Coding sequences within:
- the LOC126539882 gene encoding uncharacterized protein; the encoded protein is MRAARNRTVNDIGGGLDTTATSSVTTTVMASTEWQSSTMPTPPLLGHDLRIPRPTVSLDARPVLIPILSSVICFPIVALAVICALRYRALRLRRKEHMRRLRGGGMRAARLEIPGRGSERPSFFSRDSSSGDTSSRPPNNIEEDPRTTGPAASSSSSSSGENYEDELDFAKELASSKRKSLAGGSSRRSSRVTFGATAAILQVPGIPSPRSGSPRSGSPRSTSPRSCSPRSGSVSFFAEPSFIQDVVNDYDDDADDEDDLEATDCGVHAR